One Fuerstiella marisgermanici DNA window includes the following coding sequences:
- a CDS encoding acetylxylan esterase, with translation MRRLMFCSTCAVLFFLAGLPAYAASYSVQVTADRDDALYDVGEEATFSIRVMNGDKEVHEGTVSYVVDDFLNSGKSAGLPQGSLALSKEPTVVRVKGRKPEFLRCQVTFTPAEGKPVKAVAGIGFSPEKIGLSLPVPDDFDEFWDAQKRELAKVPVDPKLTAVEYDDASIQCFDVQVPCLGGAPVSGYFGKPKNAEAKSLPAILWVHGAGVRSSSLGNAIKGARAGMLSMDMNAHGLPNGKPAQFYADQNAGPLNNYRHAGRESRDTIYFRGMYLRLVRAIDFLTQQPEWDGKHVVVIGHSQGGGQSLAAGGIDSRVTLIAPGVPAICDHSGNAAGRVNGWPKLVPNGDDGKPDPQILQAARYVDAVNFAARCKADAIMSVGFIDVTCPPSSCYAAYNALQGEKSVLNRPAMGHAAPADIQKAFFDRVLEHVGLQKAAAAK, from the coding sequence ATGCGACGTTTGATGTTCTGTTCTACATGTGCCGTGTTGTTTTTCCTGGCGGGGTTACCTGCTTATGCGGCTTCGTATTCTGTTCAGGTTACTGCAGATCGCGATGACGCACTCTACGACGTCGGGGAAGAAGCGACGTTTTCGATTCGTGTGATGAACGGTGATAAGGAAGTTCACGAAGGCACCGTTAGTTATGTTGTCGACGATTTTCTGAACAGCGGCAAGTCGGCGGGGTTGCCGCAAGGCAGTTTGGCGCTGAGCAAGGAGCCCACAGTTGTGCGTGTCAAAGGCCGCAAGCCCGAGTTTCTGCGGTGTCAGGTTACGTTTACTCCGGCCGAAGGCAAACCTGTGAAGGCCGTCGCCGGGATTGGTTTTTCTCCGGAGAAGATCGGCCTGAGTTTGCCTGTGCCGGATGACTTCGATGAATTCTGGGACGCTCAAAAACGTGAACTGGCCAAGGTTCCCGTCGATCCGAAGTTGACCGCCGTTGAGTATGACGACGCGTCAATTCAGTGCTTTGACGTGCAGGTCCCATGCCTTGGAGGGGCTCCGGTTTCTGGTTACTTTGGCAAACCAAAGAATGCCGAAGCGAAGAGTCTGCCTGCAATTCTGTGGGTGCATGGAGCAGGCGTGCGCAGTTCGTCTCTGGGCAACGCGATCAAAGGAGCGCGGGCGGGCATGCTTTCGATGGACATGAACGCTCATGGCCTTCCCAACGGCAAACCAGCACAGTTTTATGCTGATCAGAATGCCGGGCCGTTGAACAATTATCGACACGCAGGTCGCGAAAGCCGCGACACGATTTACTTTCGCGGCATGTATCTGCGTTTGGTGCGAGCCATTGATTTTTTGACTCAGCAACCGGAATGGGACGGCAAACACGTCGTTGTTATTGGCCACAGTCAGGGCGGCGGACAGTCGTTGGCAGCTGGCGGTATTGACAGTCGGGTCACCTTGATCGCGCCGGGCGTGCCCGCGATCTGCGATCATTCCGGCAACGCGGCTGGGCGAGTCAACGGTTGGCCGAAGCTGGTTCCCAATGGTGATGATGGAAAGCCAGATCCGCAGATTCTGCAGGCGGCTCGCTATGTCGACGCCGTCAACTTCGCAGCTCGCTGCAAGGCCGACGCGATCATGAGTGTTGGTTTCATCGATGTAACGTGTCCTCCATCAAGTTGCTACGCGGCGTACAACGCGCTGCAGGGCGAAAAGTCGGTCCTCAATCGACCGGCAATGGGCCACGCTGCTCCGGCTGATATTCAAAAGGCGTTCTTCGACCGCGTTCTGGAGCACGTGGGGCTGCAGAAGGCTGCTGCGGCGAAGTGA
- a CDS encoding GDSL-type esterase/lipase family protein: protein MRHLSHSLKNTTFDNNSSPDLVTVYFGWNDHWLARGYPDNQQRPQSKMHNSSRDYLAGLRTYQFFQWGLSGVATSTRDEFRVGLNDYELNLRRMEVGCSGKGIPIWCLNAADAFEFGLPEYLRTSGEVNDPTQVELLHDSYNSVVRRVAEDTNAPCLDVAMEFAAMDKRMLFVDDHIYLFEVGREEIANRLLTLLKKHDMVPEVPPQK, encoded by the coding sequence ATGCGCCACCTTTCTCATTCACTCAAGAACACAACTTTCGACAATAACTCGTCGCCGGATCTTGTCACCGTCTATTTCGGCTGGAATGATCACTGGCTGGCGCGAGGATATCCTGATAATCAGCAGCGTCCACAGAGCAAAATGCACAACTCATCGCGCGATTATTTGGCGGGACTTCGGACGTATCAGTTCTTTCAATGGGGGCTTAGCGGCGTCGCAACATCAACCAGAGATGAGTTTCGTGTCGGGCTAAACGACTACGAATTGAATCTGCGAAGAATGGAGGTAGGGTGCTCAGGAAAGGGAATACCCATTTGGTGTTTGAACGCGGCTGATGCTTTTGAGTTTGGCCTTCCGGAATACCTGCGAACATCAGGCGAAGTGAACGACCCGACACAAGTTGAACTACTTCACGATTCTTATAACTCCGTCGTTCGTCGCGTGGCAGAAGATACGAATGCTCCGTGCCTTGATGTGGCAATGGAGTTTGCCGCGATGGACAAACGGATGCTGTTTGTCGATGATCACATCTACCTGTTTGAGGTCGGACGTGAGGAAATTGCGAACAGGCTGCTCACACTTCTCAAGAAACATGACATGGTGCCTGAAGTGCCACCGCAGAAGTAA
- a CDS encoding tetratricopeptide repeat protein, translating into MRLGDSLRYREWALEISGGDWLGSEVFYQAPLYPYLLAVLYSLFGSERIVILLLQAILGAVSCALICDATIRLHSRKAGITAGLALACYAPSIFFDGLIQKTATDQILLCAVINLVVRWQQKTRLQTCLLLGLAAGLLILSRENALVFPIVIVVGMFVTKRPLYHEFIRSALVFVVGLAAVLLPVAVRNYSVGGEFHLTTSQFGPNFFIGNNLHANGTYQPLLEGGGNAQAERRDATMLAEKALGKSLTPGEVSHYWSERTLKEIQSDPVRWLNLMCRKLAYFCNRVEVTDTEDIYSYSEYSAPLRLLNPIANFGTLGPLAVLGLLLSRRNWRELSVLVGMLLAYTASVLLFYVFGRYRFPVVPILCVFAGMGIADGIRIVSLRFRGSASATEHSSSVTRAELVPILFIAAGAFLFCNWPFLNAEHMKSISQYNMAVEFDRSGRNRLAIDFYLRALELVPGDANAHANLASVLARTGRLEGAAHHYREAIHADVPSPGAHFALANVYAQMGMPVEAAENYRKAILDLPDLVPAHLNLGVALLQQGRADAAVDALERAASLAPDYPAAHLNLAHALADIQRFEDAKVHYQTVLELDPGNSLAETCLRRVTDAIQKHDSKK; encoded by the coding sequence ATGCGGCTCGGCGATTCTTTGCGGTATCGCGAATGGGCCCTTGAAATATCAGGGGGAGACTGGTTGGGCAGCGAAGTGTTCTACCAGGCTCCGCTTTACCCCTATTTATTGGCGGTCCTTTACAGCCTGTTTGGTTCGGAGCGCATTGTCATTTTACTGCTTCAAGCAATATTGGGTGCCGTGTCGTGCGCACTTATCTGCGACGCCACGATTCGGTTACATTCACGAAAGGCGGGTATTACCGCTGGGTTGGCGCTAGCCTGCTACGCTCCGTCAATTTTCTTCGATGGCTTAATTCAAAAGACGGCTACCGATCAGATCCTGCTTTGTGCAGTGATCAATCTCGTGGTTCGTTGGCAACAGAAAACGAGACTTCAAACCTGTCTTCTGTTGGGATTAGCGGCCGGGCTGCTGATTCTGTCCCGAGAGAATGCACTCGTTTTTCCGATCGTGATAGTGGTTGGAATGTTCGTAACGAAGAGGCCGCTGTACCACGAATTCATAAGGTCTGCCCTTGTCTTTGTTGTTGGTTTGGCCGCTGTGCTACTGCCAGTTGCGGTTCGCAATTACAGCGTTGGGGGTGAATTCCACCTCACGACGTCACAGTTCGGCCCCAATTTTTTTATTGGTAACAATCTTCACGCCAACGGAACCTATCAGCCACTGTTGGAAGGCGGCGGCAATGCTCAGGCAGAACGCCGCGACGCAACAATGCTTGCGGAGAAGGCCCTGGGGAAGTCACTCACGCCGGGCGAGGTATCGCATTACTGGAGTGAACGCACTTTGAAGGAGATACAGAGCGATCCCGTCAGGTGGCTTAACTTAATGTGCCGGAAGCTGGCCTATTTCTGTAATCGAGTGGAAGTCACCGATACGGAAGACATCTATTCTTACTCTGAATACTCAGCCCCATTGAGGCTGCTGAATCCCATCGCCAATTTTGGCACGCTGGGCCCATTGGCCGTTCTGGGCTTGCTGCTTAGCCGTCGAAATTGGCGAGAACTGAGTGTGCTTGTCGGAATGCTGCTCGCGTACACAGCCAGTGTGTTGCTGTTTTATGTCTTCGGCCGCTACCGTTTTCCAGTGGTGCCGATCCTGTGCGTGTTTGCTGGTATGGGAATTGCCGATGGGATTCGTATCGTCTCGTTACGTTTTAGAGGCTCGGCTTCGGCGACAGAACATTCGTCTTCGGTAACGCGCGCGGAGCTTGTACCGATACTGTTCATCGCTGCCGGTGCATTTCTGTTTTGTAACTGGCCATTCCTGAACGCTGAACACATGAAGTCCATTTCTCAATACAACATGGCTGTTGAGTTCGATCGGTCTGGAAGGAACAGGCTGGCCATCGACTTCTATCTCCGCGCACTGGAACTCGTCCCAGGCGATGCGAACGCTCACGCAAATCTTGCCAGCGTCCTCGCGAGAACCGGGCGTTTGGAAGGCGCGGCTCACCATTACCGCGAAGCGATTCATGCTGATGTGCCGTCGCCGGGGGCCCACTTCGCGTTGGCTAACGTGTACGCCCAAATGGGGATGCCGGTTGAAGCGGCGGAGAACTATCGAAAAGCGATTCTCGACCTGCCGGACCTCGTGCCTGCGCATCTGAATCTGGGCGTCGCTTTACTGCAGCAGGGAAGGGCGGATGCCGCTGTAGATGCACTGGAAAGGGCGGCCTCGCTTGCGCCGGATTACCCTGCTGCTCATTTAAATCTCGCGCACGCTTTGGCAGACATCCAGCGATTTGAAGACGCCAAAGTTCATTACCAAACGGTTCTGGAACTGGACCCCGGCAATTCGCTTGCCGAAACCTGCCTGCGGCGAGTGACCGACGCGATTCAGAAACACGATTCGAAAAAATGA
- a CDS encoding tetratricopeptide repeat protein: protein MNSPHQPQMAHNRRQGMLICAGLVLLTIATFAPVRHFGFVDYDDGLYVSKNEVVLGGFTREGVRWAFSAESVQPTANWHPLTWLSLMADVSLFGANPSAMHVVNVAIHAGNVLLLYWMLVAATRRRYRSAFVAVIFAVHPLHVESVAWISERKDVLSTLFALLSMRCYFRWQVNRRILWQILSILAFLFSLLTKQMYVTLPFLLLLLHYWPLGRAGTTRPTNSEEQTVRGLRLVKDLWPFFVGSIVFCGLAVIGQKEGGAVAALEDYPLGQRIYNAVIVYVLYILQTLWPTRLAVYYPYPLHIPFLTVLPCLAVLLGATVFAVRKRNADPAVLVGWLWYLGTLVPVIGIVQIGTQRMADRYMYFPMVGLTIAGTWFVADRVAAQPRFRKVVVSCAAAAALILAVLARQQVAYWKDTMTLFTRAADVAESGLALANVAHEYEQKGELDKANIYALRAIRLDPASASTRSLLGTLALAENRPKDAEDWFRQSLQIRPNSAETHYNLGLTLVRQGRPREAISSYTQALELNQDKPDVRTNLAVAYSMLEEDQAAMEQFEIVLAKFPDFPQANFNYAKLLMKTGAVDRAIPHLESVARTTPQMWQTYSSLAEIYVQKQDAQKAREYAEKALQLSNGAPEILELMDIVNQMP, encoded by the coding sequence ATGAATTCGCCTCATCAACCGCAAATGGCCCACAATCGCCGCCAAGGCATGCTCATTTGTGCTGGGCTTGTGCTGTTAACGATCGCAACATTCGCGCCAGTCAGGCATTTTGGTTTCGTTGATTACGACGATGGGCTGTACGTTTCAAAAAACGAGGTCGTTCTGGGCGGGTTTACCCGTGAAGGGGTTCGGTGGGCGTTTAGTGCTGAAAGTGTCCAACCAACGGCAAACTGGCACCCGCTAACCTGGCTGTCCTTGATGGCCGACGTGTCCCTGTTCGGTGCCAACCCGTCGGCCATGCATGTCGTTAACGTTGCCATTCATGCCGGCAATGTCCTGTTACTGTACTGGATGCTCGTCGCGGCCACGCGTCGTCGCTACAGAAGTGCGTTTGTTGCAGTAATTTTTGCCGTTCATCCGCTGCACGTAGAATCCGTGGCGTGGATATCCGAACGGAAAGACGTGCTTAGCACCCTGTTCGCGCTATTGTCGATGCGATGCTATTTTCGCTGGCAAGTGAACCGCCGAATCCTGTGGCAGATTCTGTCAATTCTCGCGTTCCTGTTTTCGTTGTTGACGAAGCAGATGTACGTAACCCTGCCGTTCCTGCTCCTGCTTCTGCACTATTGGCCGCTCGGCCGGGCTGGCACCACACGGCCGACAAATTCTGAGGAGCAAACGGTCCGTGGATTGCGGCTTGTGAAGGATCTTTGGCCGTTCTTTGTTGGCTCGATTGTATTTTGCGGGTTGGCTGTGATTGGCCAAAAAGAGGGCGGCGCAGTCGCTGCACTGGAGGATTATCCTCTTGGACAACGCATTTATAATGCCGTGATTGTCTACGTGCTTTACATCCTGCAGACTTTGTGGCCGACGCGACTGGCTGTTTATTATCCGTATCCGTTGCACATTCCTTTCTTAACCGTCCTGCCATGTCTAGCGGTGCTTTTGGGTGCGACGGTGTTTGCTGTAAGAAAAAGAAATGCTGATCCAGCTGTTCTTGTGGGCTGGCTTTGGTATCTGGGCACGCTGGTGCCAGTCATCGGCATCGTGCAAATCGGCACACAAAGAATGGCCGATCGCTACATGTATTTTCCGATGGTCGGCCTTACGATTGCTGGCACGTGGTTCGTTGCGGACCGGGTCGCGGCTCAACCGCGATTTCGAAAGGTTGTCGTGAGTTGCGCAGCGGCTGCGGCGCTGATTCTCGCCGTATTGGCTCGGCAACAGGTCGCGTACTGGAAAGACACGATGACTCTGTTTACGCGCGCGGCTGATGTGGCAGAAAGCGGATTGGCGCTGGCCAACGTTGCGCACGAGTACGAGCAGAAAGGTGAACTGGATAAGGCAAATATCTACGCTTTGCGAGCCATCCGATTGGACCCGGCATCCGCGTCAACTCGAAGCTTGCTTGGTACATTAGCGCTTGCAGAAAACCGGCCGAAAGATGCTGAAGACTGGTTTCGTCAGTCCCTTCAGATCCGGCCAAACTCTGCTGAGACGCACTACAATCTTGGACTAACACTGGTGCGGCAAGGTCGTCCTCGCGAAGCGATTTCATCGTACACTCAGGCTCTTGAATTGAACCAGGACAAGCCAGATGTGCGCACTAATCTGGCTGTCGCCTATTCGATGCTGGAAGAGGATCAGGCGGCCATGGAACAGTTCGAGATCGTTCTTGCGAAATTCCCCGACTTCCCCCAGGCCAACTTCAACTACGCCAAGCTACTGATGAAAACGGGGGCCGTCGATCGTGCGATTCCGCATTTGGAATCGGTGGCCAGAACAACACCTCAGATGTGGCAGACCTACAGTTCCCTTGCCGAAATTTACGTGCAGAAACAGGATGCACAGAAGGCAAGGGAATATGCAGAAAAGGCTTTGCAGCTTAGCAATGGTGCGCCCGAAATTCTCGAACTGATGGACATCGTGAATCAGATGCCATAG
- a CDS encoding DUF1559 domain-containing protein, producing the protein MLKLRKRFGFTLIELLVVIAIIAILIALLLPAVQQAREAARRTQCKNQLKNLGLAVHNYHDTYSVFPMSTNADAAITAGDPITSLGQHVLNHRGWLGVLPFMEQAAAYNALNLSLATGAYNRVSGTLLIDPFDSGNSAIVSKNLPVFQCPSDSGDTHYTGNTTNYHISPLAYAAGHFGAYTNYDFSVQRYSSSMNLWSKRGKSTRRMFGVASASRIRDVTDGTSNSVMLLETTRQVKNGINQTWGYAHWVCNGVDLAVNNTNTTSAPNFRKINYWTCCPWWGTPNSSTVADGRLRDWGTVGSLHTGGAQACLGDGSVRFISENADSGTLNNLAFIADGQTLGEF; encoded by the coding sequence ATGCTTAAGTTACGTAAACGTTTTGGATTCACACTGATCGAGTTGCTGGTCGTTATCGCGATCATTGCAATCCTGATCGCTCTGCTGCTGCCTGCCGTGCAGCAGGCTCGCGAAGCCGCTCGCAGAACGCAATGTAAAAACCAACTGAAAAACCTCGGATTGGCTGTCCACAACTACCACGACACCTACAGTGTCTTTCCGATGTCGACAAATGCTGACGCTGCCATAACCGCCGGAGACCCAATCACTTCTCTTGGCCAGCATGTGCTGAACCACCGCGGCTGGTTGGGCGTTTTGCCTTTTATGGAGCAAGCGGCGGCCTATAACGCTTTGAACCTGAGCTTGGCGACAGGAGCTTACAATCGTGTCTCGGGTACGCTGTTGATCGATCCGTTCGACAGCGGAAATTCTGCCATCGTCAGCAAGAATCTCCCCGTATTTCAGTGTCCTTCGGACAGCGGTGATACGCACTACACTGGCAACACGACCAACTACCACATCAGCCCTCTGGCGTATGCGGCTGGCCACTTTGGTGCCTACACGAACTATGACTTTTCCGTCCAACGTTACAGCAGCAGTATGAATCTTTGGTCAAAACGCGGTAAGAGTACACGCCGTATGTTCGGGGTGGCGTCGGCGTCACGAATTCGAGACGTCACCGATGGCACAAGCAATTCGGTTATGTTGCTAGAAACGACACGTCAGGTGAAGAACGGCATCAACCAAACCTGGGGCTACGCTCACTGGGTGTGCAATGGCGTCGACCTTGCTGTGAACAACACCAATACGACGTCTGCACCAAACTTCCGAAAAATCAACTATTGGACCTGCTGCCCTTGGTGGGGAACGCCTAACAGCAGTACGGTTGCCGATGGCCGCTTGCGAGACTGGGGCACAGTGGGAAGCCTTCACACCGGTGGAGCCCAGGCATGTCTTGGCGATGGATCCGTTCGATTCATCAGTGAAAATGCCGACAGCGGCACACTGAACAACCTTGCATTTATCGCTGACGGTCAAACGCTCGGTGAATTCTAG
- a CDS encoding SGNH/GDSL hydrolase family protein, translating to MGENFILLLFVMLPIVLLIFTRQFFRQVRPQMSGQRIRSLVFGNTLVLLLLLSVLTLGGEVYFRFFYDSTDSFGLCKTTQRWFARHFERNATGFRDSANYMPTVEPGKRRVSFFGDSITAAHGIADVEDRFANIIRATNPNLEIHVLAQCGLDTGKQLELVHFLPESGYETDIVVLVYFLNDISDITPEWQEIGKRLYESPSPGFLVSNSYLFDTINARLRMAREPGVSDYYSFVRDAYEGSVWDRQKDRLTNFRDTVAANGGTFYVVTFPFLHALGDDYAYRDIHKKLNSLWLDLDVPHLDLLRVFEGMDAEDLVVSSRDAHPNESAHALAAREISTFLVEQIESEPGSE from the coding sequence ATGGGTGAGAACTTCATATTGCTGCTGTTCGTGATGCTCCCGATTGTGCTGCTGATATTTACTCGGCAATTCTTTCGCCAGGTGCGTCCTCAAATGTCAGGGCAACGCATCCGTTCTCTGGTTTTTGGAAACACGCTCGTACTCCTGCTCCTGCTGTCTGTTTTGACGCTGGGCGGAGAAGTCTACTTTCGCTTTTTTTATGATTCGACCGACTCATTCGGGCTGTGCAAGACAACGCAACGATGGTTTGCTCGGCATTTCGAGAGAAACGCGACGGGCTTTCGCGATTCTGCCAACTACATGCCGACCGTCGAACCCGGTAAGCGCCGAGTCAGCTTCTTCGGGGATTCGATCACAGCTGCTCATGGGATCGCCGATGTCGAAGATCGTTTCGCAAACATCATTCGGGCAACAAACCCAAATCTGGAGATCCATGTCCTGGCACAATGCGGCCTGGACACGGGGAAGCAACTGGAGTTGGTTCACTTTTTACCGGAGTCAGGATACGAGACGGACATTGTTGTGCTTGTGTATTTTCTGAACGACATCTCTGACATCACGCCGGAATGGCAGGAAATCGGAAAGCGTCTCTACGAGAGTCCGTCCCCAGGATTCTTGGTGTCGAACAGTTATCTGTTTGACACGATCAATGCTCGGCTGCGAATGGCGAGAGAACCGGGGGTTTCCGACTACTACAGTTTTGTGAGGGACGCATACGAAGGTTCTGTCTGGGATCGTCAGAAAGACAGGCTAACCAATTTTCGAGACACCGTTGCAGCTAACGGCGGCACGTTTTACGTCGTCACCTTTCCCTTTCTGCACGCGCTGGGAGATGACTACGCTTATCGCGACATACATAAAAAGCTAAATAGTTTATGGCTGGACCTCGACGTGCCACATCTCGACCTGCTACGCGTCTTTGAGGGGATGGATGCGGAGGATCTTGTCGTTAGTTCGCGAGACGCTCATCCCAATGAATCGGCCCATGCTTTGGCCGCCCGCGAGATTTCCACGTTCCTTGTTGAGCAAATCGAATCCGAACCCGGATCCGAATGA
- a CDS encoding IS256 family transposase: MSKTKTDRTKVPVGQALDPEVISFRAQFDERSPLDEIVREGARRMLQTAVDAEVDAFVAMHADRTDEHGRRLVVKNGSLPERDILTGAGAIPVTQGRVRDNDPDREKRVAFSPSVLPSYLRKTKAIEELIPWLYLKGISTGDFNEALQSLVGERAAGLSPNVVCRLKDQWCSEYDDWSKRDLSNKQYVYIWADGIHAKLRLEDDANKKQCLLVLMGATPEGQKELIAVLDGYRESEQSWCELLVDLKQRGLQLSPKVAVGDGALGFWAAIRKVFPETREQRCWVHKTANVLNKMPKSVQPKAKGDLHEIWQAETKDDANKAFDKFIEKYGAKYAAACDCLKKDRDELLTFYDFPAEHWSHLRTTNPIESTFATIRLRHRKTKGSGTRRASLAMMFKLAQSASKKWRRLNCHEKITLVIEGRSFKDGIMQDDIAA, from the coding sequence ATGAGCAAGACTAAAACAGACCGAACCAAAGTGCCAGTGGGTCAAGCGCTCGATCCCGAAGTGATTTCCTTTCGGGCTCAGTTCGACGAGCGAAGTCCGCTCGACGAGATTGTCCGTGAGGGAGCCAGGCGGATGCTACAAACCGCAGTCGATGCCGAGGTGGATGCGTTCGTCGCCATGCATGCGGATCGGACTGACGAGCACGGCCGGCGACTGGTCGTCAAGAACGGAAGCCTTCCGGAGCGGGACATCCTCACCGGTGCCGGAGCGATTCCGGTCACTCAGGGGCGTGTCCGCGACAACGATCCTGATCGCGAAAAACGGGTGGCTTTCTCGCCAAGCGTGCTTCCGAGCTATCTGCGAAAAACGAAGGCCATTGAAGAACTCATCCCCTGGCTTTACCTCAAAGGAATTTCCACGGGTGACTTCAACGAGGCGTTGCAGTCGCTCGTCGGCGAGCGGGCCGCCGGGCTGAGTCCCAACGTGGTTTGCCGGCTCAAGGATCAGTGGTGCAGCGAATACGATGACTGGAGCAAGCGGGATCTATCGAACAAGCAGTACGTTTACATCTGGGCCGACGGCATTCACGCGAAGCTCCGACTGGAGGATGACGCCAATAAAAAGCAGTGTTTGCTGGTGCTGATGGGGGCTACGCCGGAAGGCCAGAAAGAATTGATCGCGGTGCTGGACGGTTACCGCGAGAGCGAGCAGAGCTGGTGCGAGTTACTGGTCGACTTGAAGCAACGTGGCCTGCAATTGTCACCGAAGGTTGCCGTTGGCGATGGTGCGCTTGGCTTCTGGGCCGCGATCCGCAAAGTATTCCCCGAGACTCGTGAACAACGCTGTTGGGTTCACAAGACGGCCAATGTTCTCAACAAGATGCCTAAGAGCGTTCAACCCAAAGCGAAAGGCGACCTGCACGAAATCTGGCAGGCAGAAACGAAGGACGATGCGAACAAAGCGTTCGATAAATTCATTGAAAAGTACGGTGCGAAGTATGCAGCGGCTTGCGATTGCCTGAAGAAGGACCGCGACGAGCTGCTGACGTTCTACGATTTCCCGGCCGAACACTGGAGCCACTTGCGGACAACCAACCCGATCGAATCCACCTTCGCGACGATCCGCCTTCGTCACCGCAAGACCAAAGGCAGCGGAACAAGACGGGCGAGCTTAGCGATGATGTTCAAGCTGGCTCAGTCAGCATCGAAGAAATGGAGACGACTCAACTGCCACGAAAAGATCACACTCGTCATCGAAGGACGTTCCTTCAAAGACGGAATCATGCAGGATGATATCGCCGCCTAA
- a CDS encoding FG-GAP repeat domain-containing protein, with the protein MISKSTALLVALVVMTPLLIFWAMPNAKIAETDGTVKPAGSAFPASTLRFEKEAPTSPLTGHPRICHVQVTQLREDGPVGILICDASKNAVIFQTDNSSGQPSEEILLSDVVAPAHATVVDIDNDGDRDILVSVLGNIEPDDGVIGSVVLLKCVDNGYQAQTILDDVRRVADVQPGDFDNDGDLDLAVAVFGYNRGQVLWLENLGDLVFRDHELLSAPGIIHVPVADFDNDGDLDISAIVTQDEEELWGFENDGHGAFQPRRLWFTHNFDLGSAGLLAEDLDRDGDMDLILPAGDNLEDFDPFPQPYHGCLWFENQGGWKFAEKRIATFGGTYAAAAADLDNDKDVDIVLASMANVWDEPSQASIIWLENNGEQNFTAWQIDSSPTHLVTVATGDLNADGAVDIVAGGLHIRPPYNKLGRVTIWKNKGTAP; encoded by the coding sequence ATGATCTCGAAATCAACAGCTTTGCTGGTTGCTCTTGTCGTCATGACTCCCCTGCTTATATTTTGGGCAATGCCGAATGCAAAGATCGCAGAGACGGACGGAACAGTGAAACCTGCGGGGTCTGCATTTCCTGCGTCAACGCTTCGATTCGAAAAAGAAGCGCCAACTTCGCCACTGACCGGACACCCTCGCATCTGTCACGTTCAGGTGACGCAACTTCGAGAAGACGGCCCCGTCGGTATTTTGATCTGCGACGCATCAAAGAATGCCGTGATCTTTCAAACAGACAATTCATCCGGGCAACCGTCAGAGGAGATTCTTCTGTCCGATGTCGTTGCTCCGGCACATGCAACCGTCGTAGATATCGACAACGATGGTGACCGGGATATTCTTGTGTCCGTGCTCGGAAATATCGAACCGGATGACGGCGTCATCGGAAGTGTTGTGTTGTTGAAGTGTGTCGACAACGGATATCAGGCACAGACAATTCTGGATGATGTAAGACGTGTTGCAGATGTCCAGCCGGGCGATTTTGACAACGACGGTGACCTTGATCTGGCGGTTGCTGTGTTTGGGTACAATCGCGGGCAGGTACTGTGGCTTGAGAACCTCGGAGACCTGGTATTTCGCGACCATGAGCTGCTGTCGGCACCTGGAATTATTCATGTTCCGGTCGCCGACTTTGACAATGATGGCGATCTCGACATTTCGGCAATCGTCACGCAGGATGAAGAAGAGCTTTGGGGCTTCGAAAATGACGGCCATGGGGCTTTTCAGCCACGGCGGCTATGGTTTACGCATAACTTCGATCTGGGAAGCGCGGGGCTGTTGGCCGAAGACCTCGACCGCGACGGCGACATGGACCTGATCCTTCCTGCCGGTGACAACCTGGAAGACTTTGACCCGTTTCCGCAGCCGTACCACGGCTGCCTGTGGTTCGAGAATCAGGGAGGCTGGAAATTCGCTGAAAAGCGGATTGCAACATTCGGCGGAACGTATGCCGCTGCGGCAGCTGACCTGGACAACGATAAAGACGTTGATATTGTCCTGGCCAGCATGGCAAATGTCTGGGACGAGCCCTCTCAAGCCAGCATCATCTGGCTTGAGAACAATGGCGAGCAAAATTTCACAGCTTGGCAAATCGACTCTTCACCCACTCACTTAGTAACTGTAGCGACCGGGGACCTGAACGCCGACGGTGCAGTCGATATCGTTGCTGGCGGCCTGCATATTCGCCCGCCCTACAATAAACTTGGTCGCGTGACGATCTGGAAGAACAAGGGGACGGCACCGTGA